The following are encoded in a window of Alosa sapidissima isolate fAloSap1 chromosome 12, fAloSap1.pri, whole genome shotgun sequence genomic DNA:
- the LOC121678101 gene encoding cytochrome P450 2J2-like gives MDLFLAGTETTSTTLQWGLLLLIKYPDVQEKMQAEIDHVVGQSRQPSMADRANMPYTDAVIHEIQRVGNVIPLNGPRKAARNTILGGYFIPKGTALMTNLTSVLFDKSEWETPGEFNPGHFLDSEGKFRRRDAFMPFSAGKQVCLGEQLARMELFLFFVSLFQKFRFSMQEGVKLSLEGDVGITRSPFPFKILAHTR, from the exons ATGGATCTGTTCCTTGCTGGGACAGaaaccacctccaccaccctgCAGTGGGGCCTGCTGCTCCTGATCAAATACCCAGATGTACAGG AGAAGATGCAAGCAGAAATTGACCATGTAGTTGGGCAGTCACGCCAACCCAGCATGGCTGACCGAGCCAATATGCCGTACACTGACGCTGTGATCCACGAGATTCAGAGAGTAGGAAATGTTATACCGCTGAATGGTCCACGAAAGGCTGCAAGGAACACAATACTGGGAGGATACTTTATACCCAAG GGTACAGCATTGATGACCAATCTGACATCAGTGCTGTTTGATAAGTCTGAATGGGAGACACCAGGGGAATTCAACCCaggtcacttcctggactcCGAGGGCAAGTTCAGGAGACGAGACGCATTCATGCCCTTCTCTGCTG GAAAGCAGGTGTGCCTTGGAGAACAGCTGGCTAGGATggagctgtttttgtttttcgtgAGCCTGTTTCAGAAATTTAGGTTTTCCATGCAAGAAGGAGTCAAGCTAAGCCTGGAAGGAGATGTGGGAATTACACGCAGCCCATTCCCTTTCAAAATTTTAGCACATACACGCTGA
- the LOC121677922 gene encoding uncharacterized protein LOC121677922, whose amino-acid sequence MSTSKSTKEGDALDVFTFSTLTDEEMADLGVAPLSVPVLPTSHTPQTYSIIFDNLDFYIQTHQQSITQTNKSIHWVHHMCVINRINSLHMDNVKPTNALINNDLGQSLPGPDTQACMRREFVVLGSRILTTYLDPFKTLSSVVVHHIPHQFSEEMAHRSTCYPLGLLFKDETHTADLVDVLQHLQQEYVPRCPDGILKVLVGGDRLTEGNCRNAQLAFSEGETEEERLEGLVFKYEDWHAIRNLFEVCKLLTTSSLDSTHLCT is encoded by the exons ATGTCCACTAGCAAATCTACCAAGGAGGGCGATGCCCTGGACGTTTTCACGTTTAGCACTTTGACTGACGAAGAGATGGCTGATTTGGGTGTTGCTCCATTGTCTGTCCCAGTACTTCCAACCAGTCATACACCACAAACATATTCCATAATATTTGACAACCTGGACTTTTACATTCAGACACATCAGCAGTCCATCACTCAAACAAACAAGTCGATACACTGGGTCCACCACATGTGTGTCATTAACAGAATCAACTCACTCCACATGGACAATGTGAAACCAACAAATGCTTTGATCAACAATGATCTCGGCCAATCACTTCCTGGACCAGACACGCAAGCTTGTATGCGGCGGGAATTTGTTGTGTTGGGAAGCCGTATCCTGACGACGTATCTGGATCCATTCAAGACCCTCTCAAGCGTGGTTGTTCACCACATCCCCCACCAGTTCTCTGAAGAAATGGCTCACCGCTCGACATGT TACCCACTTGGACTTCTGTTTAAGGATGAGACTCACACAGCTGACCTGGTGGATGTGCTCCAGCATCTTCAACAGGA GTATGTGCCAAGATGCCCTGATGGAATTCTCAAGGTTTTGGTTGGTGGTGACAGACTAACAGAGGGCAATTGCCGGAATGCCCAGTTGGCCTTTTCAGAAGGGGAGACTGAGGAGGAACGTTTGGAGGGCCTCGTGTTCAAATACGAAGACTGGCACGCCATCCGTAATCTGTTTGAGGTTTGTAAGCTTCTAACTACAAGCTCCTTAGATTCCACACATTTGTGTACATAA
- the LOC121677923 gene encoding uncharacterized protein LOC121677923, with the protein MNFCSCIAANRCSNAKKGPHTAYNAYKQFVQTDTTALFLAAAMEHFHMDDVTEGVIPDHVLQGTEVEKRTWLHDTVADVVDRFMTSTDTLQLSAAVTGAARAEHTGKEKLPCRQPGCTRVYVNKKSRENHEQKVHHLVAASVPPAASSSMLDYKKQHTEARLCFGFLPWDMLDAVKEGDGERLLRLYKMPLLMFKAYGHTKLHMM; encoded by the exons ATGAATTTCTGCAGTTGCATAGCTGCCAACAG GTGCagcaatgcaaaaaaaggtccgCACACAGCATACAACGCCTACAAACAGTTTGTGCAGACAGATACAACAGCTCTTTTCCTGGCAGCAGCTATGGAACATTTCCATATGGATGATGTTACAG AGGGGGTGATTCCGGACCATGTTCTGCAGGGGACTGAAGTGGAGAAAAGAACCTGGCTCCATGACACAGTGGCGGACGTGGTAGACAGGTTTATGACCTCAACGGACACCCTACAGCTGTCAGCTGCAGTGACTGGTGCAGCAAGAGCAGAACACACAGGAAAGGAGAAGCTGCCTTGTCGTCAGCCTGGTTGTACCAGAGTCTACGTGAACAAGAAAAGCCGAGAGAACCATGAGCAGAAAGTCCACCATCTTGTCGCTGCATCTGTGCCACCTGCTGCTTCCTCAAGTATGCTTGACTACAAAAAGCAGCATACAGAGGCCAGACTGTGCTTTGGCTTTTTGCCCTGGGACATGCTGGACGctgtgaaagagggagatggggaGCGTTTGCTGAGGCTATATAAGATGCCACTTCTAATGTTCAAAGCATATGGGCACACTAA GTTGCACATGATGTaa
- the LOC121678097 gene encoding cytochrome P450 2J2 isoform X3, translating into MILNLLLDLLDLKGWLVVFCVLLIVVDIVKNKDPPNYPPGPWPLPVVGNVFTGVDFKTMDKLAEVYGDVYSLRWGSEKTVFISGYKMVKEALVTQLDSFADRPIVPLFHKVFKGIGIALSNGYMWKVQKKFANAHLRHFGEGKKTLELHIQQECHYLCEAFKEEQGEPFDPQYTLCSATANVIYSVIFGRRFEYSDEQFQNVLRADAEAVILAGTAQAQLYNAFPGLFHYLPGPHQTVHSNYQIFKDFLRQQILKHVEDRDPSDPRDYVDVFLGEMEKSTNEEAGFNLENLIVCTLDMAEAGTETVATTMRWALYFMMKYPEMQQKVQAEIDNVIGQSRFPNMTDRPKLHYTEAVIHETQRLGNVVPLGFPKMASKDTTLAGYFIPKGTAITANLSSVLHDKSQWETPDVFNPEHFLDSEGHFRKRDAFFPFSAGKRVCLGEQLSRMELFLLFASLLQRFTFSAVPGVELSLEGVLGFTYSPPPHKICAKPR; encoded by the exons ATGATACTAAACTTGTTGCTAGATTTGCTTGACTTAAAAGGATGGTTAGTGGTTTTTTGTGTTCTCTTGATTGTAGTGGATATAGTCAAAAACAAAGATCCTCCCAATTATCCACCTGGACCATGGCCTCTCCCAGTAGTTGGGAATGTCTTCACAGGAGTAGATTTCAAAACTATGGACAAG CTGGCTGAGGTGTATGGAGACGTGTACAGCCTGAGGTGGGGCAGTGAAAAAACAGTGTTTATATCAGGATACAAAATGGTGAAGGAGGCCCTGGTTACTCAGTTGGACAGTTTTGCAGACCGACCAATCGTTCCTCTTTTCCACAAGGTCTTTAAAGGGATTG GTATTGCCTTGAGTAATGGGTATATGTGGAAGGTGCAGAAGAAATTTGCCAATGCCCATCTGAGACACTTTGGCGAAGGAAAGAAAACCCTGGAGCTTCACATTCAGCAAGAGTGCCACTACCTTTGTGAAGCATTCAAGGAGGAACAAG GAGAGCCGTTTGATCCGCAGTACACGCTGTGCAGTGCAACAGCAAATGTCATCTATTCAGTCATCTTTGGGCGTCGGTTTGAGTACAGTGATGAGCAGTTCCAGAACGTTCTCCGGGCAGATGCTGAGGCGGTTATATTGGCAGGGACTGCACAGGCACAG CTGTACAATGCCTTCCCAGGCCTCTTCCACTACCTGCCAGGTCCCCACCAGACCGTTCACTCCAACTATCAGATATTCAAAGACTTCCTGCGACAGCAGATTCTGAAACACGTTGAGGACAGGGATCCGTCAGACCCACGTGATTATGTAGATGTGTTTCTGGGTGAAATGGAGAAG AGTACTAATGAGGAGGCAGGATTTAATTTGGAGAACCTGATTGTCTGCACCCTCGACATGGCTGAGGCTGGCACAGAGACTGTTGCCACTACAATGCGCTGGGCCCTGTACTTCATGATGAAGTATCCTGAGATGCAGC AAAAGGTCCAGGCTGAGATAGACAATGTGATCGGCCAGTCACGGTTCCCGAACATGACTGACAGACCTAAACTGCATTACACTGAAGCAGTCATCCATGAAACTCAGAGGTTGGGAAATGTTGTGCCACTAGGATTTCCAAAAATGGCATCCAAAGACACCACCCTGGCTGGATACTTTATACCCAAG GGAACAGCGATAACCGCAAACCTGTCATCTGTGCTCCATGATAAAAGTCAGTGGGAgacacctgatgtgtttaaCCCTGAACACTTCCTGGATTCCGAGGGACACTTCCGCAAGAGAGATGCTTTCTTTCCGTTTTCAGCAG GGAAGAGAGTTTGTCTAGGAGAGCAGCTGTCTCGAATGGAACTCTTCCTGCTGTTTGCCTCGCTGCTGCAGAGGTTCACCTTCTCCGCAGTCCCAGGTGTGGAGCTCAGCTTGGAGGGAGTGCTAGGCTTCACCTACTCGCCTCCTCCCCACAAGATCTGTGCCAAGCCTCGGTGA
- the LOC121678097 gene encoding cytochrome P450 2J2 isoform X4: MILNLLLDLLDLKGWLVVFCVLLIVVDIVKNKDPPNYPPGPWPLPVVGNVFTGVDFKTMDKLAEVYGDVYSLRWGSEKTVFISGYKMVKEALVTQLDSFADRPIVPLFHKVFKGIGIALSNGYMWKVQKKFANAHLRHFGEGKKTLELHIQQECHYLCEAFKEEQEPFDPQYTLCSATANVIYSVIFGRRFEYSDEQFQNVLRADAEAVILAGTAQAQLYNAFPGLFHYLPGPHQTVHSNYQIFKDFLRQQILKHVEDRDPSDPRDYVDVFLGEMEKSTNEEAGFNLENLIVCTLDMAEAGTETVATTMRWALYFMMKYPEMQQKVQAEIDNVIGQSRFPNMTDRPKLHYTEAVIHETQRLGNVVPLGFPKMASKDTTLAGYFIPKGTAITANLSSVLHDKSQWETPDVFNPEHFLDSEGHFRKRDAFFPFSAGKRVCLGEQLSRMELFLLFASLLQRFTFSAVPGVELSLEGVLGFTYSPPPHKICAKPR, encoded by the exons ATGATACTAAACTTGTTGCTAGATTTGCTTGACTTAAAAGGATGGTTAGTGGTTTTTTGTGTTCTCTTGATTGTAGTGGATATAGTCAAAAACAAAGATCCTCCCAATTATCCACCTGGACCATGGCCTCTCCCAGTAGTTGGGAATGTCTTCACAGGAGTAGATTTCAAAACTATGGACAAG CTGGCTGAGGTGTATGGAGACGTGTACAGCCTGAGGTGGGGCAGTGAAAAAACAGTGTTTATATCAGGATACAAAATGGTGAAGGAGGCCCTGGTTACTCAGTTGGACAGTTTTGCAGACCGACCAATCGTTCCTCTTTTCCACAAGGTCTTTAAAGGGATTG GTATTGCCTTGAGTAATGGGTATATGTGGAAGGTGCAGAAGAAATTTGCCAATGCCCATCTGAGACACTTTGGCGAAGGAAAGAAAACCCTGGAGCTTCACATTCAGCAAGAGTGCCACTACCTTTGTGAAGCATTCAAGGAGGAACAAG AGCCGTTTGATCCGCAGTACACGCTGTGCAGTGCAACAGCAAATGTCATCTATTCAGTCATCTTTGGGCGTCGGTTTGAGTACAGTGATGAGCAGTTCCAGAACGTTCTCCGGGCAGATGCTGAGGCGGTTATATTGGCAGGGACTGCACAGGCACAG CTGTACAATGCCTTCCCAGGCCTCTTCCACTACCTGCCAGGTCCCCACCAGACCGTTCACTCCAACTATCAGATATTCAAAGACTTCCTGCGACAGCAGATTCTGAAACACGTTGAGGACAGGGATCCGTCAGACCCACGTGATTATGTAGATGTGTTTCTGGGTGAAATGGAGAAG AGTACTAATGAGGAGGCAGGATTTAATTTGGAGAACCTGATTGTCTGCACCCTCGACATGGCTGAGGCTGGCACAGAGACTGTTGCCACTACAATGCGCTGGGCCCTGTACTTCATGATGAAGTATCCTGAGATGCAGC AAAAGGTCCAGGCTGAGATAGACAATGTGATCGGCCAGTCACGGTTCCCGAACATGACTGACAGACCTAAACTGCATTACACTGAAGCAGTCATCCATGAAACTCAGAGGTTGGGAAATGTTGTGCCACTAGGATTTCCAAAAATGGCATCCAAAGACACCACCCTGGCTGGATACTTTATACCCAAG GGAACAGCGATAACCGCAAACCTGTCATCTGTGCTCCATGATAAAAGTCAGTGGGAgacacctgatgtgtttaaCCCTGAACACTTCCTGGATTCCGAGGGACACTTCCGCAAGAGAGATGCTTTCTTTCCGTTTTCAGCAG GGAAGAGAGTTTGTCTAGGAGAGCAGCTGTCTCGAATGGAACTCTTCCTGCTGTTTGCCTCGCTGCTGCAGAGGTTCACCTTCTCCGCAGTCCCAGGTGTGGAGCTCAGCTTGGAGGGAGTGCTAGGCTTCACCTACTCGCCTCCTCCCCACAAGATCTGTGCCAAGCCTCGGTGA
- the LOC121678097 gene encoding cytochrome P450 2J2 isoform X2: MILNLLLDLLDLKGWLVVFCVLLIVVDIVKNKDPPNYPPGPWPLPVVGNVFTGVDFKTMDKLAEVYGDVYSLRWGSEKTVFISGYKMVKEALVTQLDSFADRPIVPLFHKVFKGIGIALSNGYMWKVQKKFANAHLRHFGEGKKTLELHIQQECHYLCEAFKEEQEPFDPQYTLCSATANVIYSVIFGRRFEYSDEQFQNVLRADAEAVILAGTAQAQLYNAFPGLFHYLPGPHQTVHSNYQIFKDFLRQQILKHVEDRDPSDPRDYVDVFLGEMEKSTNEEAGFNLENLIVCTLDMAEAGTETVATTMRWALYFMMKYPEMQQKVQAEIDNVIGQSRFPNMTDRPKLHYTEAVIHETQRLGNVVPLGFPKMASKDTTLAGYFIPKGTAITANLSSVLHDKSQWETPDVFNPEHFLDSEGHFRKRDAFFPFSAGDQISSPKSIFKTVITHLYKTSVHVIITLFHCLVEFPIVLRNLERPLTVCYLHTYEVDPFFWPYHTVY, from the exons ATGATACTAAACTTGTTGCTAGATTTGCTTGACTTAAAAGGATGGTTAGTGGTTTTTTGTGTTCTCTTGATTGTAGTGGATATAGTCAAAAACAAAGATCCTCCCAATTATCCACCTGGACCATGGCCTCTCCCAGTAGTTGGGAATGTCTTCACAGGAGTAGATTTCAAAACTATGGACAAG CTGGCTGAGGTGTATGGAGACGTGTACAGCCTGAGGTGGGGCAGTGAAAAAACAGTGTTTATATCAGGATACAAAATGGTGAAGGAGGCCCTGGTTACTCAGTTGGACAGTTTTGCAGACCGACCAATCGTTCCTCTTTTCCACAAGGTCTTTAAAGGGATTG GTATTGCCTTGAGTAATGGGTATATGTGGAAGGTGCAGAAGAAATTTGCCAATGCCCATCTGAGACACTTTGGCGAAGGAAAGAAAACCCTGGAGCTTCACATTCAGCAAGAGTGCCACTACCTTTGTGAAGCATTCAAGGAGGAACAAG AGCCGTTTGATCCGCAGTACACGCTGTGCAGTGCAACAGCAAATGTCATCTATTCAGTCATCTTTGGGCGTCGGTTTGAGTACAGTGATGAGCAGTTCCAGAACGTTCTCCGGGCAGATGCTGAGGCGGTTATATTGGCAGGGACTGCACAGGCACAG CTGTACAATGCCTTCCCAGGCCTCTTCCACTACCTGCCAGGTCCCCACCAGACCGTTCACTCCAACTATCAGATATTCAAAGACTTCCTGCGACAGCAGATTCTGAAACACGTTGAGGACAGGGATCCGTCAGACCCACGTGATTATGTAGATGTGTTTCTGGGTGAAATGGAGAAG AGTACTAATGAGGAGGCAGGATTTAATTTGGAGAACCTGATTGTCTGCACCCTCGACATGGCTGAGGCTGGCACAGAGACTGTTGCCACTACAATGCGCTGGGCCCTGTACTTCATGATGAAGTATCCTGAGATGCAGC AAAAGGTCCAGGCTGAGATAGACAATGTGATCGGCCAGTCACGGTTCCCGAACATGACTGACAGACCTAAACTGCATTACACTGAAGCAGTCATCCATGAAACTCAGAGGTTGGGAAATGTTGTGCCACTAGGATTTCCAAAAATGGCATCCAAAGACACCACCCTGGCTGGATACTTTATACCCAAG GGAACAGCGATAACCGCAAACCTGTCATCTGTGCTCCATGATAAAAGTCAGTGGGAgacacctgatgtgtttaaCCCTGAACACTTCCTGGATTCCGAGGGACACTTCCGCAAGAGAGATGCTTTCTTTCCGTTTTCAGCAGGTGACCAAATATCAAGCCCTAAATCTATTTTTAAAACTG TCATCACACATTTATATAAAACTTCAGTACATGTTATTATCacattattccactgcttggttgaatttcccattgtcctacgtaatttagaacgaccattaaccgtatgttatctgcacacctatgaagtagatccatttttttggccgtatcacacagtatattaa
- the LOC121678097 gene encoding cytochrome P450 2J2 isoform X1: MILNLLLDLLDLKGWLVVFCVLLIVVDIVKNKDPPNYPPGPWPLPVVGNVFTGVDFKTMDKLAEVYGDVYSLRWGSEKTVFISGYKMVKEALVTQLDSFADRPIVPLFHKVFKGIGIALSNGYMWKVQKKFANAHLRHFGEGKKTLELHIQQECHYLCEAFKEEQGEPFDPQYTLCSATANVIYSVIFGRRFEYSDEQFQNVLRADAEAVILAGTAQAQLYNAFPGLFHYLPGPHQTVHSNYQIFKDFLRQQILKHVEDRDPSDPRDYVDVFLGEMEKSTNEEAGFNLENLIVCTLDMAEAGTETVATTMRWALYFMMKYPEMQQKVQAEIDNVIGQSRFPNMTDRPKLHYTEAVIHETQRLGNVVPLGFPKMASKDTTLAGYFIPKGTAITANLSSVLHDKSQWETPDVFNPEHFLDSEGHFRKRDAFFPFSAGDQISSPKSIFKTVITHLYKTSVHVIITLFHCLVEFPIVLRNLERPLTVCYLHTYEVDPFFWPYHTVY; this comes from the exons ATGATACTAAACTTGTTGCTAGATTTGCTTGACTTAAAAGGATGGTTAGTGGTTTTTTGTGTTCTCTTGATTGTAGTGGATATAGTCAAAAACAAAGATCCTCCCAATTATCCACCTGGACCATGGCCTCTCCCAGTAGTTGGGAATGTCTTCACAGGAGTAGATTTCAAAACTATGGACAAG CTGGCTGAGGTGTATGGAGACGTGTACAGCCTGAGGTGGGGCAGTGAAAAAACAGTGTTTATATCAGGATACAAAATGGTGAAGGAGGCCCTGGTTACTCAGTTGGACAGTTTTGCAGACCGACCAATCGTTCCTCTTTTCCACAAGGTCTTTAAAGGGATTG GTATTGCCTTGAGTAATGGGTATATGTGGAAGGTGCAGAAGAAATTTGCCAATGCCCATCTGAGACACTTTGGCGAAGGAAAGAAAACCCTGGAGCTTCACATTCAGCAAGAGTGCCACTACCTTTGTGAAGCATTCAAGGAGGAACAAG GAGAGCCGTTTGATCCGCAGTACACGCTGTGCAGTGCAACAGCAAATGTCATCTATTCAGTCATCTTTGGGCGTCGGTTTGAGTACAGTGATGAGCAGTTCCAGAACGTTCTCCGGGCAGATGCTGAGGCGGTTATATTGGCAGGGACTGCACAGGCACAG CTGTACAATGCCTTCCCAGGCCTCTTCCACTACCTGCCAGGTCCCCACCAGACCGTTCACTCCAACTATCAGATATTCAAAGACTTCCTGCGACAGCAGATTCTGAAACACGTTGAGGACAGGGATCCGTCAGACCCACGTGATTATGTAGATGTGTTTCTGGGTGAAATGGAGAAG AGTACTAATGAGGAGGCAGGATTTAATTTGGAGAACCTGATTGTCTGCACCCTCGACATGGCTGAGGCTGGCACAGAGACTGTTGCCACTACAATGCGCTGGGCCCTGTACTTCATGATGAAGTATCCTGAGATGCAGC AAAAGGTCCAGGCTGAGATAGACAATGTGATCGGCCAGTCACGGTTCCCGAACATGACTGACAGACCTAAACTGCATTACACTGAAGCAGTCATCCATGAAACTCAGAGGTTGGGAAATGTTGTGCCACTAGGATTTCCAAAAATGGCATCCAAAGACACCACCCTGGCTGGATACTTTATACCCAAG GGAACAGCGATAACCGCAAACCTGTCATCTGTGCTCCATGATAAAAGTCAGTGGGAgacacctgatgtgtttaaCCCTGAACACTTCCTGGATTCCGAGGGACACTTCCGCAAGAGAGATGCTTTCTTTCCGTTTTCAGCAGGTGACCAAATATCAAGCCCTAAATCTATTTTTAAAACTG TCATCACACATTTATATAAAACTTCAGTACATGTTATTATCacattattccactgcttggttgaatttcccattgtcctacgtaatttagaacgaccattaaccgtatgttatctgcacacctatgaagtagatccatttttttggccgtatcacacagtatattaa